The Candidatus Methylomirabilota bacterium genome includes the window TGGAGCGGCGACGGCTCGGCAAGACGGACATGGTGGCGAGCATCCTCGGCTTCGGCGGCTCCGAGATCGGCTACGAGCGCGTGAGCGGCCGCACGGTGGCGCGGCTCCTCGGGGAGGCACTGGACGCCGGGCTCAACGTGATCGACACGGCCGAGTGCTACGAGGACAGCGAGATCCTCATCGGCCAGGCCCTCGGCGCCCGGCGGCAGGAGGTCCACCTCTTCACCAAGTGCGGCCACGCCCGCGGCTGGGCGCACGAGGACTGGCGCCCGGCACCGCTCCTCGCCAGCATCGAGCGGAGCCTGCGACGCCTCGGGACTGACCACCTCGACCTGATCCAGCTCCACAGCTGCTCGCTCGGCGAGCTGCGGAAGGGCGACGCCATCGCCGCGCTCGAGCAGGCGCGGCAGCGGGGCTGGGCGCGCTACATCGGCTACAGCGGCGACGGCGCCGCTGCCCGGTACGCCGTCGAGTGCGGCCGCTTCGACACGCTCCAGACATCGGTCAACATCGCTGACCAGGAGGCGCTCGAGCTGACGCTGCCGCTCGCGCGCTCCCGGGAGATGGGCGTGATCGCCAAGCGGCCGCTGGCGAACGTCGCGTGGCGGTACGCGCGGAAGCCGGCCGAGCCGTACCACCAGACGTACTGGTCTCGCCTGCGGACGCTCGACTACGGCTTCCTCGCCGACGGCGGCGACGCGGCGGTCGCCACCGCCCTGCGCTTCACGCTCAGCGTGCCTGGCGTCCACGCGGCGATCGTCGGCACGACGAAGCCCGGGCGGTGGCGGCAGAACGCTGCGCTGCTCGAGGCCGGCGGGCTGCCGCCCGCCGAGCTCGAGGCGATCAGCGCGCGTTGGCGCGAGGTGGCGGGCGCGTCGTGGACCGGCCAGGTGTGAAATGATCTACACTACTGCCGCGATGGACGCCGGGGTGCCGTGAGGATGGACGTCGGGATCTTCGATCACCTCGACCGCCGCGACGTGCCGCTCCACGAGCACTACGAGAGCCGGCTGCGCCTGCTGGAGAAATACGACGCGGCCGGGTTCAGCGCGTACCACCTGGCCGAGCATCACGCGACGCCACTCGGCACGGCGCCGGTGCCGGGGGTCTTCCTCGCCGCCGCGACCCAGCGGACGCGCCGCATCCGGCTCGGGCCGTGCGTCTACTGCATGCCGCTCTACAACCCGGTCCGGCTCATCGAAGAGATCTGCATGCTCGACCAGCTCTCGCGCGGGCGCTTCGACCTCGGGGTGGGGCGGGGGATCGTGCCCTACGAGATGGCGTACTTCGATCTCCACCACCTCGAGACCGAGGAGATCTATCTCGAAACGCTCGAGATCGTGCTCCAGGGACTCACGAGCGAGGTCCTCGACCATCGCGGGCCGCGCTACACGTTCCGGAACGTCCCGATGGTCCTCAAGCCCTTCCAGCGGCCCCATCCGCCGCTCTGGTACGGCCTCGGGCACATGGCCGGCGCCGAGTGGGCGGCGACCAACAAGGTGAACGTCATCACCAACACGACGTCGGATCGCTCGAAGCCGCTCTTCGAGCGCTACCGCGAGGTGTGGCAGCGCAAGCACGGCACGGATCCAATGCCGAAGCTCGGGATGTCGCGCCAGGTGGTCGTCGCATCCACGGAGGCGAAGGCCGAGGCGCTCGCCCGGCCGAACTACGCCGTCTGGTACGCGAACCTCACCAAGCTCTGGCGCGACTTCAACTCGATCCCGGTCAACTTCGCCCCGGACTTCGACGAGGCGCGACGGCGGCGCGTCGCCATCGCGGGCACGCCGGCGCACGTGCGCGAGGAGATCGAGCGCCAGGTCGCCGAGAGCGGCTGCACCTACTTCGTCGGCCGGATGATGTTCGGCAACATGAGCGAGGCCGATGCCGGGGCGTCGATCGACCTCTTCGCCGCCGAGGTCATGCCCCACGTCACCAAGCTCGCGCCGCCCGCCGCGTGACGGGCGCGGCGTAGCAGGCGGGGAGAGGGCGATGGGCAGGATCGTGTACGCGGCGGCGATGTCCCACGTGCTCCATCCGGAGTACTACGACAAGAACGTGGGGCCTCGCGGGCGCGCGCTGGTGGAGGCGCTGATCGCGGTCGTGCGCGAGATGGGCGTCGACCTCGCCGCGCGCCGGCCGGACGCGATCGTGATCGTCGCCGACGACCACCTGAACGTCTTCTCGTTCGACGCGGTCCCGGCCATGTGCGTCCGGATCGGGCGCACCGTCCGCCGGATGGTCCAGGAGGACGCGATCGAGTTCGACAAGGCGCTCGACGGCCTCCCCGACCGGTACCCGGTGCACGAGGGCCTGGCCGAGCGCATCCTCGAGCGCGGGCTCGAGGCCGGCTTCGACTTCGCGGCGTCGTGGTCGGGCGCGCTCGACCACGCGTTCCTCTCCCCGCTGACGACCCTCTACGGCGAGCGCCCGATCCCGCCGCTCGTCCCCTTCTGGGTCAACTGCTTCGTCCCGCCGCTGCCCCGCGCGCGGCGCTGCTTCGCCGCCGGCCGGCACATCGCGCGCGTCGTGGCCGAGAGCCCGTGGGACGTCGCCGTCCTCGCGACCGGCGGGCTCTCGCACTTCCCCGAGCTGTCGCTGGCCCGCGTCGGCGAGTCCGACGTCGAGTTCGACCGGCGCGTCGTCGGCTGGATGGAGGCCGGCGAGCACGAGGCCCTCCAGGCGCTCACCGGCAAGGAGCTGCACGCGAGCGGGTCGCACGAGCTGCTCAACTGGATGGTGCTGCTCGGCGCGGTCGCGCCGGCGAAGGCGCGGGTCCGCTTCTTCGGCGAGATGGGCCGGATCGACCTGGCGGCCCTCGAGTGGGCGCTCGCGTGAGCCGCTACGACCTGAACGTCGTCCTCTACCGGTTGAAGAAGGACCGCGAGTTCCGCGCGCGGTTCGAGGCGGATCCCGCCGCCGCGCTCGCCGACGCCGACCTGACCGCCGAGGAGCGCGAGGCGTTTGTCCACTGGGACCCGCGCCGCCTCAACGAGCTGGGCGGGTCGCTGCACCTCGTGCTCTCCATCCCGGGCCGCGGCGCCCACTGAGGGAGGCGACGTGCGCGTCGGCGTCCTGATCCCCACCCGCGGCGCGGTGATGCGGTCGGCGCGCCGGCCGCCCGTCGAGGAGTGCTGGACGATGGCGCGGCTCGCCGACCAGGCCGGCTACGACGCCGTGTGGGTCGGCGACAGCGTCGTGGCGAAGCCGCGGCTCGAGCCGCTGACGACCCTCGCGTACCTCGCGGGCGTCACAACGCACGTGCGGCTCGGGACGGCCGTGCTGCTGCCGGCGCTGCGCCATCCGGTCGTCCTCGCCCACCAGATCGCCAACGTGGACCAGATCTCGCGCGGCCGCGTGGTGCTCGGGCTCGGCGTCGGCTGGAGCCTGCCCGCCGCGGAGCGCGAGTGGGCGGCGTGCGGCGCCGACCACAAGCGCCGCGTCCGGCGGCTCGAGGAGCACGTCGAGGTCTGGCGGATGCTCTGGCGCGGCGAGCCGGTGACGCATCGGGGCGACGACGTGGAGCTGACCGAGCACACCATCGGGCCGCTCCCGTGGACGGAGGCGGGCCCGCCCGTCCTGATCACCGCGGGCAACCGGGGCGAGCTGCTCGCCGCCCAGTTCGACCGGTTCGCGCGGCTCGGCGACGGGATCATCACGACGTACGTCCACGCCGAGGAGTGCCGGCTCGTGCGCGAGCGCGCCGAGGAGGCGCTCGCGCGGCACGGGCGTGCGCGAGCCGGCTTCCCCCTCTGCGTCTACACGACCGTGCGGCTGGAGGACGATCCCCGCACGGCCGAGCGCGTCACCCGGGAGTTCCTCGCGACCTACTACGGCGGCGGCGTCCACTCGCGCGGCACGATGGGCCTCGGCCCGGCCGACGCGGTGCTCGCCGCGCTCGACCGCTACGCCGCTGCCGGCGTCACCGATCTCTGCATCCGGTTCGTCGGCGACGACCAGCTCGCCCAGCTCGAGCGGTTCACCACGGCCGTGCTGCCCGCCCTTCGCGTCTGAGGCGGAGCCGCCGCGCGCGCTTCTTGACTCGGTCCGGCTCTTCTCCCATACTCGCGCCCGCGCGCCGCGAGCGGCGGGCGCGCGGAGGAGGCCCGCAGAGATGCCGACGAGCACGCTGCGCTACGAGGTGGTCGAGGGCTGGGAGCAGCTTCCGCCCGGGTACGAGCACCGCGACGTCGCGGGCGTGGCCGTGGATGGAGAGGATCGCGTCTTCCTGATCTGCCGCGGCGACCATCCGGTCATCGTCTACGACAGTGCGGGGAGGTTCCTGCGCTCCTGGGGCGAGGGCGAGTTCACCTATCGCACCCACGGCATCACCGTCGGCCCGGACGGCACGATCTACTGCAGCGACGACGGCAACCACACCGTCCGGAAGTTCACGCGCGACGGCAAGCTCCTGATGACGCTGGGGACCATGAACACGCCGTCCGACACGGGCTACGACGGCAAGGACACCCGGACCGCCAGGCGGCCGGGCGGGCCCTTCAACCGCCCGACGAATCTCGCGGTCGGGCCGAAGGGGGACCTGTACGTCTCGGACGGCTACGGCAACTGCCGCGTGCACCAGTTCTCTCCGAGCGGCGAGCTCAAGCGGTCGTGGGGCGTGCCGGGCCAGGGCCCGGGCGAGTTCTTCCTGCCGCACGGCGTCGCCGTCGCGGCCGACGGGCGCGTCTTCGTCTGCGACCGCGAGAACGACCGCATCCAGATCTTCAGCCCGGACGGCGAGTACCTCGCCGAGTGGACCGATACCCGGCGGCCGACGCACCTGGTCTTCGACGGTCAGGGACGCGCCTACGTCTCGGAGCTCTGGTGGCAGCCGGGCCAGACGTCGCGGCGCTACGGGCCCGCCGGCGAGACACGCTCGGGTCGCGTCAGCGTCTACGACCGCGACGGCCGCGTGCTCGCGCGCTGGGGCGGGGCCGATCCCGTCGCCGCCGGCAGCTTCGCCGCGCCGCACGGCATCGCGATCGATTCACGCGGCAACGTGTACGTGAGCGAGGTGACCTGGACGTTTGCGGCGAGCCGCGGGCACGTCCCCGCGGGCTGCCACACGTTCCAGAAGTTCGCGCTGCAGGTCTGACCGCACGGGGGTGCGACGATGGCCGCGACGAGCGTGAGGCTCCCGTACACGGGCAAGGAGTTCCTCGCGAGCCTCGACGACGACCGCGAGGTCTGGATCTACGGCGAGCGGGTGAAGCACATCACCTCGCATCCGGCCTTCCAGAACTGCGCCCGGATGATCGCGCGCCTGTACGACGCGCTCCACGAGGACCACGCGCGCGGCACGGGCGTCCTCACCATGCCGACCGAGTGGGGCGGCTTCACGCACCGCTACTTCGTCGCGCCGCGCACGGTGGACGAGCAGGTCGCGAGCCGCGACGCGATCGCCGCGTGGGCGCGGCTCACGTACGGCTGGCTCGGCCGCTCGCCGGACTACAAGGCGGCGTTCCTCGGGACGCTCGGGGCGAACGCCGACTTCTACGCCCCCTACCAGGAGAACGCGCGGCGCTGGTACAAGTTCTCGCAGGAGCGCGTGCCGTTCATCAACCACGCGATCATCCACCCGCCGGTGGACCGCAACATGGCGCCCGGCGCGCCCGGCGGCCCCACCGACATCTACGCGCGTGTCACCAAGGAGACGGACGCGGGCATCCACGTCTCCGGGGCGAAGGTCGTCGCCACCGGCTCGGCGCTGACGCACTTCACGTTCGTCGCGCACCACGGGCTCATCCCGGTGCAGGGCAAGAACTTCGCGATCGTGTTCATGGTGCCCACGAACGCCCGGGGCGTGAAGCTCATCTGCCGGGTGTCGAACGAGATGCGCGCCGCGATGCT containing:
- a CDS encoding aldo/keto reductase, translated to MERRRLGKTDMVASILGFGGSEIGYERVSGRTVARLLGEALDAGLNVIDTAECYEDSEILIGQALGARRQEVHLFTKCGHARGWAHEDWRPAPLLASIERSLRRLGTDHLDLIQLHSCSLGELRKGDAIAALEQARQRGWARYIGYSGDGAAARYAVECGRFDTLQTSVNIADQEALELTLPLARSREMGVIAKRPLANVAWRYARKPAEPYHQTYWSRLRTLDYGFLADGGDAAVATALRFTLSVPGVHAAIVGTTKPGRWRQNAALLEAGGLPPAELEAISARWREVAGASWTGQV
- a CDS encoding LLM class flavin-dependent oxidoreductase, translating into MDVGIFDHLDRRDVPLHEHYESRLRLLEKYDAAGFSAYHLAEHHATPLGTAPVPGVFLAAATQRTRRIRLGPCVYCMPLYNPVRLIEEICMLDQLSRGRFDLGVGRGIVPYEMAYFDLHHLETEEIYLETLEIVLQGLTSEVLDHRGPRYTFRNVPMVLKPFQRPHPPLWYGLGHMAGAEWAATNKVNVITNTTSDRSKPLFERYREVWQRKHGTDPMPKLGMSRQVVVASTEAKAEALARPNYAVWYANLTKLWRDFNSIPVNFAPDFDEARRRRVAIAGTPAHVREEIERQVAESGCTYFVGRMMFGNMSEADAGASIDLFAAEVMPHVTKLAPPAA
- a CDS encoding Os1348 family NHLP clan protein; its protein translation is MSRYDLNVVLYRLKKDREFRARFEADPAAALADADLTAEEREAFVHWDPRRLNELGGSLHLVLSIPGRGAH
- a CDS encoding LLM class flavin-dependent oxidoreductase; the encoded protein is MRVGVLIPTRGAVMRSARRPPVEECWTMARLADQAGYDAVWVGDSVVAKPRLEPLTTLAYLAGVTTHVRLGTAVLLPALRHPVVLAHQIANVDQISRGRVVLGLGVGWSLPAAEREWAACGADHKRRVRRLEEHVEVWRMLWRGEPVTHRGDDVELTEHTIGPLPWTEAGPPVLITAGNRGELLAAQFDRFARLGDGIITTYVHAEECRLVRERAEEALARHGRARAGFPLCVYTTVRLEDDPRTAERVTREFLATYYGGGVHSRGTMGLGPADAVLAALDRYAAAGVTDLCIRFVGDDQLAQLERFTTAVLPALRV
- a CDS encoding peptidyl-alpha-hydroxyglycine alpha-amidating lyase family protein, with the translated sequence MPTSTLRYEVVEGWEQLPPGYEHRDVAGVAVDGEDRVFLICRGDHPVIVYDSAGRFLRSWGEGEFTYRTHGITVGPDGTIYCSDDGNHTVRKFTRDGKLLMTLGTMNTPSDTGYDGKDTRTARRPGGPFNRPTNLAVGPKGDLYVSDGYGNCRVHQFSPSGELKRSWGVPGQGPGEFFLPHGVAVAADGRVFVCDRENDRIQIFSPDGEYLAEWTDTRRPTHLVFDGQGRAYVSELWWQPGQTSRRYGPAGETRSGRVSVYDRDGRVLARWGGADPVAAGSFAAPHGIAIDSRGNVYVSEVTWTFAASRGHVPAGCHTFQKFALQV
- a CDS encoding 4-hydroxyphenylacetate 3-hydroxylase N-terminal domain-containing protein yields the protein MAATSVRLPYTGKEFLASLDDDREVWIYGERVKHITSHPAFQNCARMIARLYDALHEDHARGTGVLTMPTEWGGFTHRYFVAPRTVDEQVASRDAIAAWARLTYGWLGRSPDYKAAFLGTLGANADFYAPYQENARRWYKFSQERVPFINHAIIHPPVDRNMAPGAPGGPTDIYARVTKETDAGIHVSGAKVVATGSALTHFTFVAHHGLIPVQGKNFAIVFMVPTNARGVKLICRVSNEMRAAMLGSPFDYPLSSRLDENDAVFVMDDVFVPWEDVFVYADVEKANNFFPRTGFLPRALIHGCTRLAVKLDFITGLLIKATEITGSRAFRGVEANIGEVIAWRNMIWGLSDAMAKTADPWTGGCILPGMEPAAAYQVLAPEAYVQVKNIIEKTVASGLIYLNSHARDFKTADLRKYLDLY